One window from the genome of Anopheles merus strain MAF chromosome 3R, AmerM5.1, whole genome shotgun sequence encodes:
- the LOC121596048 gene encoding uncharacterized protein LOC121596048, protein MPVLLLVNLESKQKKQHASFFKAVATGDTKLLIMTDALKMTDMQQRASIEYERQRHLANWLIESSPHMPKPTAAQQKQLQQHQAQLQQQQLQQLAAGGAITSKQSKAASKLLKQNPMFLLAKIGHNMNLAVGGGGGGGAGVGAGTGGAPAGGNSLGAGSTFNSQTNLPLQILAPGSGREGNKPKLRRFNSHDTSANMFSVAEFENARMARRNELENAALLRQRARYKLNSLSSGGGGGGGGGGDCSTGESKGSKLSSSESTTEPLFAEQFLERFSLPRVIRLSYTSSSSSSSVSPAAGSGHQGDQTMTSSSSAESSSTAERPTSGSKGKGKKGKAGQGGPIGGDLFLLYRYMRGYRSYHVFNTKAGTSRKKGYKIPHDFPGYFSFINDKGAPTATVYTTIVQLVRDQVYKFLSLDSLSAYTESHDNFSHKTHYVKATAKAGQVYRLLAVFQDGDHKSATSPSSHKDGSGAGNGNVGGREKERGKYAQLLDDNRQIFYVSLSAKGKFYEIEQHSAPVLQKHGNFGNHHPLHSLNGNNTSSSSAGTNAGNQSSQQQQHAQSSPHRKPKQLSRDCVHRIGFIMQSDPCLPLNLKLISPQTGTHSSTVPEYVTIAKISEENFLIACPLDEQQLTTTLTLAKLHLTPQMKFAKCTMGFENEQHMFLNANVQTVLKFCQFNCDNFLRIVDHETNAIELQQMTALSVGQQQQQQQSLTMTSNTTTTTTTTTTGPSSLGSSSNSGGGKQHESKSGGSDVLRRFGRLFGGGGSGGGSDRNGSGHEKEDSIIFLSKNDLESLECGAGGMDDRREHHHLHHQHHSLHQTTNNTAAHQHHSLVVDDRTLGGRSEGGGSTHEPHSLPMPSYRSEKMKVFASPSGKPAKSTTAATATSSSSRWFRGFGSRSSANESVSADDEWDKRTSLDRYRDMSKLIQERFGTLGMLSLSSRAASTDRISSAFDDGTIVSQDPSSSVASVGAREKCLSLQHIEQKCKPDLVPPHHASGGAHEDEDDDATSELTASELGDTIFFPLRHSTNQQSFMTQKLYNEFHVKTKQYSKSSSSIQQLLHLASNGHRSQSSNQGDHHLMMLSGGGKKSALKSRFRSSANNHDEVVLSFEDLRYINSVCDEEAQEAAGKEKRRTTTTPKAVTLREPASGTVAERTLLDDLPYSSVRDSIVLQAGDSDQDSCSVPAESIYAEICTEHPGVGASDGGNSPSPTPPAPPKPKKTVQQQQQQQQQVQPRPEKRFVSIRINVPPCDSVAAAGSVSLNPAGASNINTTTTTTINTSNSSSSSCNSNTSSRCSSAVSSPMEDNIYNTIK, encoded by the exons ATGCCCGTGTTACTGTTGGTGAATCTTGAATCAAAGCAAAAGAAGCAGCATGCGTCCTTCTTCAAGGCCGTCGCAACCGGTGATACAAAGT TACTGATCATGACCGACGCACTCAAGATGACCGACATGCAGCAGCGCGCCAGCATCGAGTACGAGCGGCAGCGCCACCTGGCGAACTGGCTGATCGAGTCGAGCCCGCACATGCCCAAACCGACCGCCGCCCAGCAGAAGCAACTCCAGCAGCACCAggcccagctgcagcagcaacaactcCAGCAGCTGGCGGCCGGCGGTGCCATCACCAGCAAGCAGTCGAAAGCGGCCAGCAAGCTGCTGAAGCAAAACCCCATGTTCCTGCTGGCCAAGATCGGACACAACATGAACCTAgcggtcggtggtggtggtggtggtggtgcgggtgTTGGTGCCGGTACTGGTGGCGCTCCCGCGGGTGGAAATTCGCTCGGCGCCGGATCCACCTTCAACTCGCAAACGAACCTACCGCTGCAGATCCTAGCCCCGGGGAGTGGCCGCGAAGGCAACAAACCGAAGCTGCGACGCTTCAACTCGCACGACACTAGCGCCAACATGTTCTCGGTGGCGGAGTTTGAAAACGCGCGAATGGCACGGCGCAACGAGCTGGAAAATGCGGCCCTGCTCCGGCAGCGCGCCCGCTACAAGCTGAACTCACTGTCCtctgggggtggtggtggaggcggAGGAGGAGGCGACTGTTCGACGGGCGAAAGCAAAGGCTCCAAGCTGAGCTCGAGCGAGTCCACCACGGAGCCACTGTTTGCGGAACAGTTTCTCGAGCGCTTCTCGCTGCCGCGCGTCATCCGGCTGTCGTACACCTCctcctcatcgtcgtcgtccgtcTCGCCGGCAGCGGGCAGTGGCCATCAGGGCGACCAGACGATGACGTCGTCCAGTTCGGCCGAATCGAGCAGCACGGCGGAGCGGCCGACCAGCGGCTCGAAGGGCAAGGGCAAGAAGGGAAAGGCAGGACAGGGCGGCCCGATCGGCGGCGATCTGTTTCTGCTGTACCGGTACATGCGCGGCTATCGAAGTTACCACGTCTTCAACACGAAGGCGGGCACCAGCCGGAAAAAGGGCTACAAGATACCGCACGATTTTCCCG GGTACTTCTCGTTCATCAACGACAAGGGCGCACCGACGGCCACCGTCTACACGACGATCGTGCAGCTGGTGCGGGATCAGGTGTACAAGTTCCTGTCGCTGGACAGCCTTTCCGCCTACACCGAGTCGCACG ACAACTTTAGCCACAAAACGCACTACGTGAAGGCGACGGCCAAGGCAGGGCAGGTGTACCGGCTGCTGGCCGTTTTCCAGGACGGCGATCACAAATCGGCCACATCGCCCTCTAGTCACAAGGATGGGTCGGGCGCTGGGAACGGTAACGTCGGGGGGCGCGAGAAGGAACGGGGCAAGTATGCGCAGCTGCTGGATGACAATCGGCAG ATCTTCTACGTGTCGCTGTCCGCCAAAGGCAAGTTCTACGAGATCGAACAGCACAGTGCGCCGGTACTGCAGAAGCACGGCAACTTTGGCAATCACCATCCACTGCACAGCCTGAACGGGAACAACACGAGCAGCAGTAGCGCCGGCACGAACGCTGGGAATCAatccagccagcagcagcaacacgcaCAGTCGTCGCCCCATCGCAAACCGAAACAGCTGAGCCGGGACTGTGTGCATCGGATCGGGTTCATCATGCAGTCGGATCCGTGCCTGCCGCTCAACCTGAAGCTCATCTCGCCGCAAACAGGGACACACTCCTCCACCGTGCCTG AGTACGTGACGATCGCGAAGATCAGCGAGGAGAACTTCCTAATTGCGTGCCCACTGGACGAGCAGCAGCTCACGACGACGCTGACGCTGGCCAAGCTGCACCTGACGCCGCAGATGAAGTTCGCCAAGTGTACGATGGGCTTCGAGAACGAGCAGCACATGTTCCTGAACGCGAACGTGCAGACGGTGCTCAAGTTCTGCCAGTTTAACTGCGACAACTTTCTGCGCATAGTCGACCACGAAACGAACGCGATCGAGCTGCAGCAAATGACGGCCCTTTCggtcgggcagcagcagcagcagcagcaatcccTTACCATGACTTCTaacacaacgacgacgacgacgacgacgacgaccggtCCAAGTTCGCTTGGATCGTCGAGCAACAGCGGTGGTGGCAAGCAGCACGAATCAAAGAGCGGAGGGTCCGATGTGCTGCGAAGGTTTGGCCGGCTGTTTGGCGGTGGTGGGTCCGGTGGTGGCAGTGATCGCAACGGGTCCGGCCACGAGAAGGAAGATTCCATCATATTTTTAAGTAAAAATGACCTGGAAAGTCTGGAATGTGGGGCCGGCGGAATGGACGACAGGCGAGAGCACCACCATctgcaccaccagcaccattcGCTGCACCaaaccaccaacaacaccgCTGCCCACCAACACCACAGTCTGGTGGTGGACGATCGAACGCTCGGCGGACGGTCGGAAGGGGGCGGAAGCACCCACGAGCCACACTCACTGCCGATGCCGAGCTACCGGAGCGAGAAGATGAAGGTGTTTGCCTCGCCGAGCGGCAAGCCGGCGAAGAGCACGACCGCAGCGACCGCAACATCGTCCTCGAGCAGATGGTTCCGTGGCTTCGGCAGCCGATCGAGTGCGAACGAATCCGTGTCGGCGGACGATGAGTGGGATAAGCGCACGAGTCTCGATCGGTACCGGGACATGTCGAAGCTGATCCAGGAACGGTTCGGTACGCTCGGCATGCTTTCGCTATCGTCACGCGCTGCCAGCACCGATCGGATCAGCAGCGCGTTTGACGATGGTACGATCGTGAGCCAAGACCCGTCATCTTCGGTGGCGAGCGTTGGCGCACGGGAAAAGTGTCTTTCGTTGCAGCACATCGAGCAGAAGTGCAAGCCGGATCTGGTACCGCCCCATCATGCGTCCGGCGGTGCACACGAGGATGAGGACGACGACGCTACCAGCGAGCTGACGGCTTCGGAGCTTGGGGACACCATATTCTTCCCGCTGCGCCACAGCACCAACCAGCAGTCGTTCATGACGCAGAAGCTGTACAACGAGTTTCACGTCAAGACGAAGCAGTACAGCAAATCGTCCTCCAGCATTCAGCAGCTGCTCCATCTCGCCAGCAATGGGCACCGATCGCAATCGAGCAATCAGGGTGACCACCACCTGATGATGTTGTCGGGTGGTGGGAAAAAGAGCGCCCTAAAGAGCCGCTTCCGAAGCAGCGCGAACAACCACGACGAGGTGGTGCTTTCCTTTGAGGACCTTCGCTACATCAACAGCGTTTGTGATGAAGAGGCGCAGGAAGCGGCTGGGAAGGAGAAGcgccgcaccaccaccaccccgaaGGCTGTCACGCTACGGGAACCTGCCAGCGGAACCGTCGCCGAGAGGACGCTACTGGACGATTTGCCGTACAGCAGTGTGCGGGATTCGATCGTGCTGCAAGCAGGGGACTCCGATCAGGACAGTTGCTCCGTACCGGCGGAAAGCATTTACGCCGAGATTTGTACCGAACATCCGGGCGTGGGTGCGAGCGATGGCGGTAACAGTCCCTCACcgacaccaccagcaccaccgaaGCCGAAGAAAACtgtccaacagcagcagcagcagcagcagcaggtgcaaCCGCGGCCGGAAAAACGGTTCGTCAGCATACGCATCAATGTGCCGCCGTGCGATAGTGTAGCGGCGGCCGGTTCGGTCAGTCTGAATCCGGCAGGGGCAAGCAAtatcaacaccaccaccaccaccaccatcaacaccagtaacagtagtagcagcagctgcaacagcaacacaagCAGCCGCTGCTCGTCGGCCGTTTCTAGTCCGATGGAAGACAACATTTACAACACGATCAAGTAG